The following proteins are co-located in the Microbacterium immunditiarum genome:
- a CDS encoding MFS transporter: MPPQGAIVAVLAIAGLSSSFMFTLVVPIQSKLPELLNASREDTAWVVTATLLAAAVCTPISGRLGDMYGKRRIVIALLVTLVIGSIIAALSPHIVGVIIGRALQGAVTGVVPLGISILRDVLHEDRVDSAIALISATLGVGGALGLPISAVVTEVSDWHMIFWLSAILGVIQIGLVVWIVPVSVLRSGGRIDFVGVAGLAIGLIGILLAISRGNEWGWTSPATLACGLGGIAVLLVWGWYELRVDDPLLDLRVAARRPVLLTNLASVAMGFSLFASNVVYPQLLELPTAVGGFGLSLLAASLVVMPSGLVMMVLSPVAGRLSHRVGPRVLLLIGAAALVMAYSFTYFFRTDVWQLLVANLLIGVGIGFGFAAMPMLIMRSVPQSETGASNGLNALFRSVGTSSAAAVVGAVLATFSIEQGGVQLPTPTAFDVAFLLGGVGAIVALGIALFIPSRRAPEERHPSLPD; the protein is encoded by the coding sequence ATGCCACCGCAGGGCGCCATCGTCGCGGTGCTCGCGATCGCGGGCCTGAGCTCGTCGTTCATGTTCACGCTCGTCGTGCCGATCCAGTCGAAGCTTCCCGAGCTGCTGAACGCGAGCCGCGAAGACACGGCGTGGGTCGTCACGGCGACGCTCTTGGCTGCGGCCGTGTGCACGCCGATCTCGGGACGACTCGGCGACATGTACGGCAAACGCCGCATCGTCATCGCCCTCCTCGTGACGCTCGTGATCGGCTCGATCATCGCCGCGCTCTCCCCGCACATCGTGGGGGTCATCATCGGGCGCGCACTGCAGGGTGCGGTCACGGGTGTCGTGCCGCTGGGGATCTCGATCCTGCGCGACGTCCTGCATGAGGACCGCGTCGACTCCGCGATCGCCCTCATCAGCGCGACCCTCGGCGTCGGCGGAGCGCTCGGCCTCCCGATCAGCGCGGTCGTCACCGAGGTCAGCGACTGGCACATGATCTTCTGGCTGTCGGCGATCCTCGGCGTCATCCAGATCGGCCTCGTCGTGTGGATCGTCCCCGTCAGCGTGCTGCGGTCGGGCGGTCGCATCGACTTCGTGGGCGTCGCGGGGCTCGCGATCGGTCTCATCGGCATTCTGCTGGCCATCTCGCGCGGCAACGAATGGGGCTGGACCTCGCCCGCGACACTCGCCTGCGGGCTCGGCGGCATCGCGGTGCTGCTCGTGTGGGGCTGGTACGAGCTGCGCGTCGACGACCCGCTCCTCGACCTGCGCGTGGCCGCACGCCGGCCTGTGCTGCTCACGAACCTCGCGTCGGTCGCGATGGGGTTCTCTCTGTTCGCGTCGAACGTCGTCTACCCGCAGCTTCTCGAGCTGCCCACGGCTGTCGGAGGGTTCGGGCTGTCGCTCCTGGCCGCGAGCCTCGTCGTGATGCCGTCGGGCCTGGTCATGATGGTGCTCTCGCCCGTCGCCGGGCGGCTCTCCCACCGCGTCGGGCCGCGCGTCCTTCTGCTCATCGGCGCGGCGGCGCTCGTCATGGCCTACAGCTTCACCTACTTCTTCCGCACCGACGTGTGGCAGCTGCTCGTCGCCAACCTCCTCATCGGCGTGGGCATCGGGTTCGGCTTCGCCGCGATGCCGATGCTCATCATGCGGTCCGTGCCGCAGTCCGAGACAGGCGCGTCGAACGGTCTGAACGCGCTCTTCCGGTCGGTCGGCACGAGCAGCGCCGCCGCGGTCGTCGGCGCCGTGCTCGCCACCTTCTCGATCGAGCAGGGCGGGGTGCAGCTGCCGACGCCGACCGCGTTCGACGTCGCGTTCCTGCTCGGCGGAGTCGGTGCGATCGTCGCACTCGGGATCGCGCTGTTCATCCCCTCTCGCAGGGCGCCCGAGGAGCGGCATCCGTCCCTGCCGGACTGA
- a CDS encoding peptide MFS transporter has product MTTTTPAPAESDRDTRFFGQPWALAHVFGVEMWERFSFYGMQIVMVYYLYFSTSEGGLGMPESTAVSIIGAYGGSVYLATILGAWVADRLLGSERVLFYSAIVIMCGHLGLALIPGYAGVTIGLILVAIGSGGLKANATSVVGTLYGPADPRRDAGFSIFYLGINIGAFFGPLVTGFLRTNLGFHWAFGAAAVGMALGLIQYSFGRKQLPAESRVVPNPLPIRGRWIFAGIGLAAVAVIVVLVLTGVIRPDNLSVVIIVTVVGATIAYFAVILSSRRIDSTERSRVFGFIPLFITSVAFWSLYQQQFTVVPIYAEQRLDLNIFGWQMPPDWVQSINPVFIIILSGVFAAIWTKLGTRQPSTPVKFGLGVIIMGIAFLLFLPFAGGGPNTTPLIAMIGIIFVFTVAELLLSPVGLSVATKLAPGAFHTQMVALFFLSVSLGTAISGWLAQFYNPDDEVPYFSILGAIAIVVGIGLLLAVKPVLALMKGVR; this is encoded by the coding sequence ATGACGACGACCACCCCGGCACCAGCGGAAAGCGACCGCGACACGCGGTTCTTCGGCCAGCCGTGGGCGCTCGCGCACGTCTTCGGCGTCGAGATGTGGGAGCGGTTCAGCTTCTACGGCATGCAGATCGTCATGGTCTACTACCTCTACTTCTCGACGTCAGAGGGCGGGCTCGGGATGCCCGAGTCCACGGCCGTGAGCATCATCGGCGCGTACGGCGGGTCGGTCTACCTCGCGACGATCCTCGGCGCGTGGGTCGCGGACCGGCTGCTCGGATCCGAGCGCGTCCTCTTCTACAGCGCGATCGTGATCATGTGCGGGCACCTCGGGCTCGCGCTCATCCCGGGGTACGCCGGGGTGACGATCGGCCTCATCCTCGTGGCGATCGGGTCGGGCGGCCTCAAGGCGAACGCGACGTCGGTCGTCGGAACGCTGTACGGCCCGGCCGACCCGCGGCGCGACGCCGGCTTCTCTATCTTCTACCTCGGCATCAACATCGGCGCGTTCTTCGGCCCGCTCGTGACGGGCTTCCTGCGCACGAACCTGGGGTTCCACTGGGCCTTCGGGGCTGCGGCCGTCGGCATGGCGCTCGGCCTCATCCAGTACTCGTTCGGCCGCAAGCAGCTGCCCGCCGAGTCGCGCGTCGTGCCGAACCCGCTCCCGATCCGCGGGCGCTGGATCTTCGCGGGCATCGGCCTCGCCGCCGTCGCGGTGATCGTCGTGCTCGTGCTCACCGGAGTCATCCGCCCCGATAACCTCTCGGTCGTCATCATCGTCACGGTCGTCGGTGCGACGATCGCCTACTTCGCCGTCATCCTGTCGAGCCGGCGCATCGACTCGACCGAGCGCTCACGCGTGTTCGGATTCATCCCGCTGTTCATCACGAGCGTCGCGTTCTGGTCGCTCTACCAGCAGCAGTTCACCGTCGTGCCGATCTACGCCGAGCAGAGGCTCGACCTGAACATCTTCGGCTGGCAGATGCCGCCCGACTGGGTGCAGTCGATCAACCCGGTCTTCATCATCATCCTGTCGGGCGTGTTCGCCGCGATCTGGACCAAGCTCGGCACACGCCAGCCCTCGACTCCCGTCAAGTTCGGCCTGGGTGTGATCATCATGGGCATCGCGTTCCTGCTGTTCCTGCCGTTCGCCGGCGGCGGCCCGAACACGACGCCGCTCATCGCGATGATCGGCATCATCTTCGTGTTCACGGTTGCCGAGCTGCTGCTCTCGCCCGTGGGCCTGTCGGTCGCCACGAAGCTCGCGCCGGGAGCCTTCCACACGCAGATGGTGGCGCTGTTCTTCCTGTCGGTGTCGCTCGGCACCGCGATCTCGGGGTGGCTCGCGCAGTTCTACAACCCCGATGACGAGGTCCCGTACTTCTCGATCCTCGGCGCGATCGCGATCGTCGTGGGAATCGGCCTGCTCCTCGCGGTGAAGCCGGTGCTGGCGCTCATGAAGGGCGTGCGCTGA
- a CDS encoding sugar phosphate isomerase/epimerase family protein, with protein MARPITLFTGQWADLPFEEVARLAGEWGYDGLEIACWGDHLDVSRWDDADYVQSRLDILERNGLKVWTISNHLAGQAVCDDPIDERHRDILNDRVWGDGDPEGVRQRAAEELKMTARFAAKLGVKTVVGFSGSSIWKAVAMFPPASDEFIAAGYKDFADRFGPILDVFEEVGVRFALEVHPSEIAYDYWTAKATLDAIGHRKSFGFNFDPSHFMWQQLDPIAFVLDYAEHIFHVHVKESITNLDGRNGVLGSHLPWANPRRGWTFVSTAHGEVPWEPLFRALNAIGYTGPTSVEWEDAGMDRLQGAPEALGFVQDLNAITPPAAAFDAAFSTKAE; from the coding sequence ATGGCACGACCGATCACCCTGTTCACCGGCCAGTGGGCCGACCTGCCGTTCGAGGAGGTGGCACGGCTCGCGGGCGAGTGGGGTTACGACGGCCTCGAGATCGCGTGCTGGGGCGACCACCTCGACGTGTCGCGATGGGACGACGCCGACTACGTGCAGTCGCGCCTCGACATCCTCGAGCGCAACGGTCTGAAGGTCTGGACGATCTCGAACCACCTCGCAGGCCAAGCGGTGTGCGACGACCCGATCGACGAGCGCCACCGCGACATCCTGAACGACCGGGTGTGGGGCGACGGCGACCCCGAAGGGGTGCGGCAGCGCGCCGCCGAGGAGCTCAAGATGACCGCGCGGTTCGCCGCGAAGCTCGGCGTGAAGACCGTCGTCGGCTTCTCCGGGTCGTCGATCTGGAAGGCGGTGGCGATGTTCCCACCTGCATCCGACGAGTTCATCGCCGCCGGGTACAAGGACTTCGCCGACCGGTTCGGGCCGATCCTGGACGTGTTCGAAGAGGTCGGGGTCCGGTTCGCGTTGGAGGTGCATCCTTCGGAGATCGCATACGACTACTGGACGGCCAAGGCCACCCTCGACGCGATCGGGCACCGCAAGAGCTTCGGGTTCAACTTCGACCCGTCGCATTTCATGTGGCAGCAGCTGGACCCGATCGCGTTCGTGCTGGACTACGCGGAGCACATCTTCCATGTGCACGTGAAGGAGTCGATCACGAACCTGGACGGCCGCAACGGGGTGCTCGGCTCGCACCTGCCGTGGGCGAACCCGCGTCGCGGCTGGACCTTCGTCAGCACGGCGCACGGTGAGGTCCCGTGGGAACCCCTGTTCCGCGCCCTCAACGCGATCGGCTACACCGGGCCGACGAGTGTGGAGTGGGAGGACGCCGGCATGGACCGGCTGCAGGGCGCGCCCGAGGCGCTTGGGTTCGTGCAGGACCTCAACGCGATCACGCCGCCCGCGGCGGCGTTCGACGCGGCGTTCTCGACGAAGGCGGAGTAG